In Ostrea edulis chromosome 10, xbOstEdul1.1, whole genome shotgun sequence, one genomic interval encodes:
- the LOC130050682 gene encoding uncharacterized protein LOC130050682 produces the protein MEPGFQVFACIKEGVSMGNVLLLEQNIEGRKERAPLGAASYLFNLTGIIGNILVLHVFRFVFAAAAIVIIITIVLQIRIRTALVKKARSKQKMRYGVSSISSKSGQETSGSETPKKRSNRAKKSADDQDSERNRRVAIRFAIISMFLIVSFISQTVFQFIIVTKRYFFPRQRISKLEDVVEEYFPDIVALNGILNPFVYLFTDNEFRQELKKMCWRRI, from the exons ATGGAACCCGGCTTCCAG GTTTTTGCCTGTATTAAAGAAGGCGTCAGTATGGGAAATGTACTTTTGCTGGAACAAAACATAGAAGGGAGGAAGGAGAGGGCTCCACTGGGCGCTGCAAGCTATCTCTTCAATCTGACAGGAATCATTGGAAACATTTTAGTTCTACACGTCTTTC GGTTTGTCTTCGCTGCAGCTGCAATTGTTATTATAATAACTATTGTATTACAAATAAGAATACGAACAGCTCTGGTCAAGAAAGCAAGATCAAAACAGAAAATGAGATACGGAGTTAGTAGCATCAGTTCCAAATCTGGACAAGAAACGTCGGGTAGTGAAACACCTAAGAAAAGGAGTAATCGCGCTAAAAAGTCAGCAGACGATCAGGATTCGGAACGGAACAGGCGTGTTGCAATTAGATTCGCCATTATATCCATGTTTTTGATAGTCAGTTTTATTTCTCAGACAGTGTTCCAGTTCATTATAGTCACAAAGAGATACTTCTTCCCAAGACAGAGAATTTCCAAACTGGAGGATGTGGTGGAGGAATATTTTCCAGATATCGTAGCACTCAACGGAATTCTGAATCCGTTCGTCTACCTGTTCACTGATAACGAATTCAGACAAGAGCTAAAGAAAATGTGTTGGCGGAGAATATAA